From a region of the Panthera uncia isolate 11264 chromosome B1, Puncia_PCG_1.0, whole genome shotgun sequence genome:
- the LOC125923400 gene encoding low-density lipoprotein receptor-related protein 8-like has product MILNPPKCLPEYELTEGLLNDLLTAAYHEKVLPCSQRSQELSRICFFSSNVDQVRCNMTRQAACGERCIPVAWLCNGERECPDGTDEQCEEVCGGHPQAWQCDDGKCISISWLCDGTGDCLDGSDEVNCEIPTACPGRKIQCPGNSRCRDAWELCDVHKDCGDGLDEAPCSPNRCLAGQWQCRNKVCVMDSWKCNGVNDCGDSSDEEACASCPEGTVRCDEGKCILESLMCDGEADCADGTDEPATCGKNCSLANGGCEGQCRDTYWGVQCSCGAGWQLQPDAQSCADLDECSKAYSPCGQLCHNTPGSYSCECIQGHQLYNGTSCRVTDDAVKILIAADRELGVLDRRTGIYEPLVPIKSRPTSVAYDLERSMYFWVDGILNVFVLGKPNSVLLYPGIFLDVKNPIAS; this is encoded by the exons ATGATACTGAATCCCCCCAAGTGTCTTCCTGAGTATGAGTTGACGGAAGGCCTTCTGAATGACCTCTTGACGGCAGCTTACCACGAAAAGGTGCTCCCTTGTAGCCAACGTAGCCAGGAACTCTCACggatttgctttttttcatcCAACGTAGACCAAGTGAGGTGCAACATGACGAGGCAAGCTGCCTGTGGGGAAAGGTGCATTCCCGTGGCCTGGCTCTGCAACGGAGAGCGAGAGTGCCCCGACGGAACTGATGAGCAGTGTG AGGAAGTATGCGGTGGACATCCTCAGGCCTGGCAGTGTGATGACGGGAAATGTATTTCTATTAGCTGGCTCTGTGACGGTACCGGAGACTGCTTGGATGGCTCCGATGAGGTTAACTGTG AGATACCAACAGCATGTCCTGGCCGAAAAATCCAGTGTCCGGGAAATTCTCGGTGTCGTGATGCTTGGGAGCTCTGTGACGTGCATAAGGACTGCGGCGACGGGCTTGACGAAGCACCGTGCTCCCCGAACCGTTGCCTGGCCGGGCAGTGGCAGTGCAGGAACAAGGTGTGTGTCATGGATAGCTGGAAGTGCAACGGCGTCAATGACTGCGGTGACTCCTCTGATGAGGAAGCCTGTG CTTCCTGTCCAGAAGGCACTGTGAGGTGTGACGAAGGGAAATGCATCCTGGAATCCCTGATGTGTGACGGGGAAGCAGACTGCGCAGATGGTACCGATGAGCCCGCCACATGCG GTAAAAACTGCTCTCTGGCCAACGGGGGCTGTGAGGGGCAGTGCAGGGACACATACTGGGGAGTCCAGTGTTCGTGTGGAGCCGGGTGGCAATTACAGCCGGATGCTCAGAGCTGTGCAG ATCTAGATGAGTGCTCCAAGGCCTACAGTCCTTGTGGCCAGCTGTGTCACAACACACCAGGCTCTTACTCCTGTGAATGTATTCAAGGTCACCAGCTCTACAATGGTACCAGTTGTCGAGTTACAG ATGATGCTGTTAAAATTCTTATAGCAGCAGATCGAGAACTTGGTGTCCTGGATCGAAGAACAGGCATCTACGAACCTCTTGTACCTATAAAATCGAGGCCTACTTCCGTTGCATATGATCTTGAGAGAAGCATGTACTTTTGGGTGGACGGAATCTTAAATGTGTTTGTCCTTGGGAAGCCAAACTCGGTTCTTCTCTATCCAGGTATATTTCTTGACGTGAAGAACCCTATAGCTTCTTAA
- the LOC125922500 gene encoding low-density lipoprotein receptor-related protein 8-like: MGALVESNWRMKSLLSSPESLGMWAQAKTSSVQICGNRTLSPVSPELKTVNSVSLDWFTGQLYWASSFARVICAGLSDGRGYVKILEKDLVPEQLIVFPTKKSLYWVNRGEKGMRTIETAGMDGSDRKVLAAVNMEEPVGLTLDHVTGRLYWISDYKEVLEIGPGEKINR, translated from the exons ATGGGAGCTTTGGTAGAGTCCAACTGGAGAATGAAGTCACTATTAAGTAGTCCAGAAAGTTTGGGGATGTGGGCTCAGGCCAAG ACAAGTTCGGTCCAAATCTGTGGGAACAGAACACTGTCTCCTGTATCCCCAGAACTTAAAACGGTGAACAGTGTCTCTTTGGACTGGTTCACGGGACAGTTGTATTGGGCAAGCAGCTTCGCAAGGGTCATCTGTGCTGGTTTAAGTGATGGCAGAGGCTACGTCAAAATCTTGGAAAAGGATCTGGTGCCAGAGCAGCTCATCGTGTTTCCCACAAAGAA GTCCTTGTATTGGGTAAATCGTGGTGAGAAAGGCATGAGAACTATTGAGACTGCAGGGATGGATGGCTCGGATAGGAAGGTGCTCGCAGCTGTAAACATGGAGGAGCCTGTAGGACTGACACTCGACCACGTGACCGGCAGGCTCTACTGGATCAGTGACTATAAAGAGGTACTGGAAATAGGTCCGGGAGAGAAGATAAACCGTTAA
- the LOC125922501 gene encoding low-density lipoprotein receptor-related protein 1-like: protein MFLLPSGTCSELKVVFSSGKRLYLLKVGFMGTAIERTLVQEHPRNIYLLDIDWKRNLIYWTNAQGRLFFSTGYSGEKREIWTERTVCSANVDVSTGDLYWLPCDRSAIQKTNITGPDTHTLYRTGSIILHLLLNWPKRVIYWVESGKHLQSMTLDGRSRQEVWMGTWTADTHMALDLGSSSILWTTKGSGKCNTKQHSWKKLGTGGGGRILSQHKDSGHF, encoded by the exons ATGTTTCTTTTACCTTCTGGTACATGTAGTG AGTTAAAGGTGGTGTTTTCTTCTGGCAAACGTCTCTACTTGTTGAAAGTTGGTTTTATGGGAACTGCTATAGAGCGAACCCTGGTTCAAGAGCATCCTAGGAACATCTATTTACTGGATATTGACTGGAAAAGAAACCTCATCTACTGGACAAATGCCCAGGGACGTCTGTTCTTCTCAACTGGCTATTCGGGAGAAAAGCGAGAGATTTGGACAGAGCGTACAG TCTGCTCAGCAAATGTGGACGTATCCACTGGGGACTTGTACTGGCTGCCCTGTGACAGAAGTGCTATTCAGAAGACCAACATTACTGGCCCAGACACACATACCCTTTACAGGACAGGCAGCATTATACTGCATCTTCTTCTCAACTGGCCAAAGAGGGTGATCTACTGGGTAGAGAGTGGGAAACATTTGCAAAGTATGACCCTTGATGGCAGAAGCAGACAGGAAGTCTGGATGGGCACCTGGACGGCCGACACCCATATGGCCTTAGACCTTGGCTCGTCTAGCATCCTCTGGACTACCAAAGGGTCAGGTAAGTGCAACACCAAGCAGCACAGTTGGAAGAAGCTTGGGACGGGAGGTGGCGGGAGAATCTTGTCTCAGCACAAGGATTCCGGCCATTTTTAG
- the LOC125923401 gene encoding low-density lipoprotein receptor-related protein 4-like — MYRCLQEVFMFLKLIQVCACERGFELESSGQVCKDVDECQKPGGQPCSQTCVNTEGSYGCACHPGYSLEPDGHTCKAAGTEPILLVAIQFSLLLCGLRSLKEDILATVDKNMMIFSIDYDLVGQKVFWTDVGTESIKWISMDTKKKGTVVKGIRSDCIVVDWIGRNLYWVDGTAGQILAIRLTAVWRGKSEHTIVLDDDVTQPRSLALDPLNGLMYWSEIGGEPQIEQAGMDGSSRKVLINQGLGSPTSIALDQFSWKIFWSDDKFHCIGSANLDGTGITMLQLTRIKSPFSVAVFEDEVFWSEMKTRTVQRMKKTTGKDRAVLIKRSEQPYGLKVYSVLFKVCPSVSLKRPYV; from the exons ATGTATCGATGTCTTCAGGAAGTCTTTATGTTTTTGAAACTCATTCAGGTGTGTGCTTGTGAGCGAGGCTTTGAGCTGGAGAGCAGCGGCCAAGTCTGCAAGGACGTGGATGAGTGCCAGAAGCCAGGTGGTCAGCCTTGCAGTCAGACCTGTGTCAACACCGAGGGCTCCTATGGCTGCGCCTGTCACCCTGGCTACTCCCTGGAGCCTGATGGCCATACCTGTAAAGCAGCAG GTACCGAACCAATCCTGCTTGTGGCAATTCAGTTCAGCCTACTCCTCTGTGGCTTGAGGAGCTTGAAGGAAGATATTCTGGCAACCGTAGACAAGAACATGATGATTTTCTCTATTGACTATGACTTAGTGGGGCAGAAGGTCTTCTGGACGGATGTCGGTACGGAAAGTATTAAGTGGATAAGTATGGACACCAAGAAGAAAGGGACCGTGGTGAAAG GGATAAGGTCAGACTGTATAGTGGTCGACTGGATCGGGAGGAATCTGTACTGGGTGGATGGGACAGCTGGCCAGATTTTGGCAATTCGGCTGACTGCTGTCTGGAGAGGAAAATCTGAGCACACGATTGTCCTGGATGATGACGTGACTCAACCACGGTCTTTGGCTTTAGATCCCCTAAACGG GTTAATGTACTGGTCTGAAATTGGAGGAGAACCTCAAATAGAACAAGCCGGGATGGATGGTAGCAGCAGAAAAGTACTCATCAATCAAGGTCTTGGCTCGCCAACCAGCATAGCGCTTGACCAGTTTAGCTGGAAGATATTCTGGTCCGATGACAAATTTCACTGTATTGGCTCTGCTAATCTAGATGGCACTGGTATTACT ATGCTGCAGCTAACTCGAATCAAGAGCCCCTTTTCGGTCGCTGTGTTTGAAGATGAAGTCTTCTGGTCTGAGATGAAGACGAGAACCGTACAACGCATGAAGAAGACAACAGGCAAGGACAGGGCTGTCCTCATCAAGCGTTCTGAACAGCCGTACGGACTCAAGGTCTACAGTGTACTCTTCAAAGTTTGCCCCTCAGTCTCCCTAAAAAGGCCATATGTATGA
- the LOC125923402 gene encoding uncharacterized protein LOC125923402, with amino-acid sequence MMFWTTVDDAQITKVWYSKAELSENRWFQTDQKIVDLKVSGKLSQQGSNSCSKDNGGCSHICLPNPEGLTCKCPSGYYLANISRCIKAVQCSEPSQSCQDGQKCISMKQVCDGHADCLDGSDEMGCTYPDKTHSAPTSKNAEAGKRWTLKAELPLQATESPKARYPGPEGMNYPLRKTPIPPISARESKTSETKGKGEPVHPKDSQRAKHLPCSTDYCNGRGVCTVVGELRKCSCLMEYGGEFCEEPARGPAPGHITLGVTIALSVVLVALGAFVYFRREHKLKRNSTAASRNMTHHNENGQEEENLMNSETFVNEAYDEQELLTLQTD; translated from the exons ATGATGTTCTGGACAACAGTTGATGATG CCCAAATCACTAAAGTTTGGTACAGCAAAGCAGAACTTTCTGAAAATCGGTGGTTCCAAACAGACCAGAAGATTGTGGATTTAAAAGTTTCCGGCAAACTTAGTCAACAGG GTAGTAACAGCTGCTCAAAGGACAACGGAGGGTGCAGCCATATCTGTTTGCCAAACCCTGAAGGACTGACTTGTAAATGTCCCAGTGGGTACTACTTGGCTAACATAAGCAGATGTATTAAAGCTGTCCAGTGCTCTGAGCCATCACAATCCTGTCAGGATGGTCAGAAGTGCATTTCCATGAAGCAAGTTTGTGATGGTCATGCTGACTGTCTGGATGGATCTGATGAAATGGGCT GTACCTATCCAGATAAAACCCATTCAGCACCAACATCGAAAAATGCAGAGGCCGGTAAAAGGTGGACCCTAAAAGCTGAGCTACCTCTCCAAGCTACTGAGTCTCCCAAGGCTAGATATCCAGGGCCAGAAGGGATGAATTATCCTCTGAGAAAAACACCCATCCCTCCAATTTCTGCTAGAGAAAGCAAGACCTCAGAGACCAAGGGAAAAGGCGAGCCTGTTCATCCCAAGGACTCACAGAGGGCAAAACATCTGCCGTGTAGCACCGACTACTGTAATGGGCGGGGAGTCTGTACGGTGGTAGGAGAGCTGAGAAAGTGCAGCTGTCTGATGGAATATGGTGGAGAGTTCTGTGAAGAGCCAGCACGTGGACCTGCCCCTGGCCACATCACCCTTGGCGTAACCATTGCCTTATCAGTTGTCCTGGTAGCTCTGGGAGCATTTGTCTATTTCAGAAGAGAACACAAATTAAAAAG aaatagtACAGCAGCATCAAGAAATATGACCCACCATAATGAAAATggccaagaagaagaaaatctaatGAATAGTGAGACTTTTGTCAATGAAGCCTATGATGAGCAG GAACTGTTAACTTTACAAACTGACTAA